The following are from one region of the Aspergillus chevalieri M1 DNA, chromosome 1, nearly complete sequence genome:
- a CDS encoding cytochrome P450 (COG:Q;~EggNog:ENOG410PUIW;~InterPro:IPR001128,IPR017972,IPR002401,IPR036396;~PFAM:PF00067;~TransMembrane:1 (o6-26i);~go_function: GO:0005506 - iron ion binding [Evidence IEA];~go_function: GO:0016705 - oxidoreductase activity, acting on paired donors, with incorporation or reduction of molecular oxygen [Evidence IEA];~go_function: GO:0020037 - heme binding [Evidence IEA];~go_process: GO:0055114 - oxidation-reduction process [Evidence IEA]), which produces MYVEILAALFLHFFTSYVIFPIITYYRDPKLLRRYPNFYKLSGISDLPYIYEAHKSFRSRNLYEAHKEHPVLRVGPNSLSYGDPRAIKDIYGHGTACVKDRFYSETGGAHAHLADVVDKGEHARKRKILASAYALKNLEEWEYKVGDMTERLVKAFDERCTGPLLPEELPKEEDLRVDYRMWTNLYTIAAMASIGLSEDLRFLDQGSDLVRSESRDGNIKHVSFRQCQSAAGRVTYNLVWAYDWYQTLVRISKLTSSTYRRLWKLNDDWNGIVLNRGTTRLKRYLAGEKLDDFFAAMMEDKNGKPHNLEWGEILAEISIMMNAGSDTTAISLRNVMFFLLKNSHCMEKLRAEVDSVLDEDEVVAPYAKVKHLPYLRACLDESLRMLPPVIFALPRRTPPEGTTILGEYIPGNTSVSMSAYVVHHNEFIFKDHNVYRPERWLGESGKALQPYFIPFSTGARGCIGRNISYLEQTVLLASLLHRFEFALPQPEWDPPIPETTNLSPGPMPLKIWRRQSQSV; this is translated from the coding sequence ATGTACGTCGAAATCCTAGCAGCCCTATTCCTCCACTTTTTTACTTCCTACGTGATATTCCCAATAATAACCTACTACCGTGATCCTAAACTTCTCCGCCGCTATCCCAATTTCTACAAATTGTCCGGTATATCTGATCTCCCCTACATCTACGAAGCCCACAAAAGCTTCCGTTCCCGGAACCTCTACGAAGCACACAAGGAGCATCCCGTCCTTCGCGTTGGACCCAACTCGCTTTCCTATGGTGACCCGCGAGCAATTAAAGACATATACGGCCACGGCACGGCATGCGTCAAAGACCGCTTTTATTCAGAAACTGGAGGGGCGCATGCGCATCTGGCGGATGTCGTGGATAAGGGTGAGCATGcacggaagaggaagatcCTTGCTAGTGCATATGCGCTGAAGAATCTTGAAGAGTGGGAGTATAAAGTGGGCGATATGACGGAGAGATTGGTAAAGGCTTTTGATGAGAGGTGTACAGGGCCGCTGCTCCCCGAGGAATTACCAAAGGAAGAGGATCTCAGGGTCGACTATCGGATGTGGACGAATTTGTATACCATCGCCGCAATGGCGAGTATTGGGTTGAGTGAGGATTTACGGTTCTTGGATCAGGGGTCGGATTTGGTGAGATCAGAGAGTAGGGATGGGAATATCAAGCACGTTTCTTTCCGGCAGTGTCAGTCTGCTGCTGGTCGAGTTACCTATAACCTGGTCTGGGCTTATGATTGGTACCAAACCCTGGTTCGAATCAGCAAGCTGACCTCCTCGACTTACCGCAGACTGTGGAAGTTGAATGACGACTGGAACGGGATTGTACTAAACCGTGGAACAACTCGACTCAAGCGATACCTAGCCGGAGAGAAACTTGACGACTTCTTCGCCGCCATGATGGAGGATAAGAACGGCAAACCGCATAACCTTGAATGGGGCGAGATCTTGGCCGAAATCAGCATCATGATGAATGCTGGATCTGACACCACTGCTATATCTCTGCGGAATGTCATGTTCTTCCTGCTAAAGAACTCGCATTGCATGGAGAAGCTCCGTGCTGAGGTTGACAGCGTcctcgacgaagacgaggttGTCGCACCTTATGCCAAAGTCAAGCACCTACCGTACCTCCGCGCCTGTTTAGACGAAAGCCTGCGCATGCTCCCACCGGTAATCTTCGCTCTCCCCCGTCGAACACCCCCAGAAGGCACAACCATCCTAGGCGAGTATATCCCCGGTAACACTTCTGTCAGCATGTCAGCATACGTGGTCCACCACAACGAATTCATCTTCAAAGACCACAATGTCTACCGGCCGGAGCGTTGGTTGGGAGAATCTGGAAAAGCACTGCAGCCGTATTTCATCCCGTTTAGCACTGGGGCGAGGGGGTGCATTGGCCGGAATATTAGCTATCTTGAGCAGACGGTGCTTTTGGCGTCCTTGTTGCATCGATTCGAGTTTGCTTTGCCACAGCCTGAGTGGGATCCTCCTATTCCGGAGACGACCAATTTGAGTCCGGGACCAATGCCGTTGAAAATTTGGAGGAGGCAGAGTCAAAGTGTGTga
- a CDS encoding uncharacterized protein (COG:S;~EggNog:ENOG410PN8G): protein MRHSIIINEETVLYYHNQCITDLRSLAGEPDAITDGNLLAAVVILRFYEELDNPFVTLPTETAARGLHVFIEAQAQTALSPSSTLDPKTNDSLRQAVFWTGFRQEFHMAFSQQRPFRLPLSLSVTRDHLVWTPAIDAIWTNRLLIIGARVIQYCYDDTSPGYGNVVGYQELVSLRDKWVRSRPVSLSPVYFEQPNPEEKVFFPGMWYLDDCHIVAAQTLKLFDILFAAYSPYIPRIGPALHLEMEKVDEKLRAAVLEICGIAVSNKQSAPALTTACIAVSICAERFSGCSRGVKRALMDVVVGMGRVLNYWPARVVRDRLEVVWSELIGS from the exons ATGAGGCATAGCATAATCATCAACGAGGAGACAGTGCTATACTACCACAACCAATGCATCACAGACCTGCGCTCCCTAGCTGGTGAACCAGACGCAATCACGGACGGGAATCTGCTCGCGGCGGTAGTTATACTCCGGTTCTATGAGGAGTTAGACA ACCCTTTTGTCACTCTCCCCACCGAAACTGCCGCTCGCGGGTTACACGTCTTCATCGAAGCGCAGGCGCAGACCGCTCTCTCCCCCTCTTCTACCCTCGACCCTAAAACCAATGATAGTCTCCGACAAGCCGTCTTCTGGACGGGCTTCCGGCAGGAATTCCACATGGCTTTCTCACAACAACGGCCATTCCGGCttcccctctccctctctgtTACACGGGATCATCTAGTCTGGACACCTGCAATAGATGCGATTTGGACGAATCGGTTGCTTATTATCGGGGCACGGGTGATTCAGTACTGCTATGATGATACATCCCCCGGATACGGGAATGTAGTTGGTTATCAAGAGTTAGTTTCCCTACGGGATAAATGGGTGCGTTCGAGGCCTGTGTCGTTGTCACCGGTTTATTTCGAACAACCGAATCCAGAAGAAAAAGTATTCTTCCCTGGTATGTGGTATCTAGACGATTGCCACATCGTCGCAGCGCAAACCCTCAAGTTATTCGATATCCTCTTCGCAGCATATTCGCCATACATACCCCGCATTGGACCTGCGCTACATCTAGAGATGGAGAAAGTGGATGAGAAGCTGAGGGCTGCTGTGTTGGAGATCTGTGGGATTGCGGTTTCAAATAAGCAATCTGCGCCAGCGCTGACGACGGCTTGCATTGCGGTTAGTATTTGTGCGGAGAGGTTTAGTGGTTGTAGTCGTGGAGTAAAAAGGGCGTTGATGGATGTGGTTGTTGGTATGGGGAGGGTGTTGAATTATTGGCCGGCGAGGGTTGTACGGGATAGGTTGGAAGTTGTTTGGAGTGAGTTGATTGGCAGCTAG